In Paenibacillus algicola, a genomic segment contains:
- the yihA gene encoding ribosome biogenesis GTP-binding protein YihA/YsxC codes for MKVNQAEFVISAVRPEQYPDDALPEIALAGRSNVGKSSLINTLITRKNLARTSSTPGKTQHLNYYRIENGLYFVDVPGYGYAKVSKTQRAAWGAMIERYMLERDVLKLVLLVVDLRHPPSKDDVSMYDWLQHYDRPICVVATKADKIPRSRWQKHIKVVKETLGFRKDHQLVMFSSETGMGKDELWSIIQSHIHE; via the coding sequence ATGAAAGTTAATCAAGCCGAATTTGTAATCAGCGCTGTCCGACCTGAACAGTATCCTGATGACGCCTTGCCAGAGATTGCTCTGGCAGGGCGTTCCAATGTGGGGAAGTCTTCCTTGATCAACACCTTGATCACGAGAAAGAACCTGGCCCGGACAAGCTCAACGCCAGGCAAAACCCAGCATCTGAACTACTACCGGATTGAAAATGGCCTTTATTTCGTCGACGTTCCGGGCTATGGCTACGCCAAAGTGTCCAAGACCCAGCGTGCCGCCTGGGGAGCCATGATTGAGCGTTACATGCTGGAGCGCGATGTGCTCAAGCTGGTGCTGCTGGTCGTGGATCTCCGCCATCCGCCTTCCAAGGATGATGTCAGTATGTATGATTGGCTGCAGCATTATGACCGCCCGATCTGTGTGGTAGCGACCAAGGCGGATAAAATTCCGCGCAGCCGGTGGCAGAAGCATATCAAGGTTGTGAAAGAAACGCTGGGCTTTCGAAAGGATCATCAGCTGGTCATGTTTTCATCGGAGACGGGGATGGGTAAAGATGAATTATGGAGTATTATTCAGTCCCATATTCACGAATAG
- a CDS encoding non-ribosomal peptide synthetase module yields MAHKIATEYVNATMQMTDVQMDQFLQGKRGSTLQMRVGVLEGGGHAIMLEDESGEEVHLPFERRNGMYVCELSCRLVTPKLTNEVRKLFAAFKGSGRVNRIYRGFTMSYDYHEGTVQRIAQLADGECSLVYEHKDTAGELERLFQSHAAEVEIKVIQDRVNALLDERLKSTSMTHTRNIDEQLRLYNHRLFILEA; encoded by the coding sequence ATGGCTCATAAGATAGCCACAGAATATGTTAACGCCACCATGCAAATGACGGATGTTCAAATGGATCAATTCCTCCAAGGAAAGAGAGGTTCCACCCTGCAAATGCGGGTCGGGGTCTTAGAAGGCGGAGGGCATGCAATCATGCTCGAAGATGAAAGCGGGGAAGAAGTTCATTTGCCTTTTGAGCGCAGAAATGGCATGTATGTCTGTGAGTTATCGTGCCGACTGGTAACCCCTAAACTGACCAACGAGGTCCGCAAGCTGTTTGCGGCATTCAAGGGCAGCGGACGGGTTAACCGGATTTACCGAGGATTTACGATGAGCTATGACTACCATGAAGGCACGGTACAACGGATCGCCCAATTGGCAGACGGAGAATGCAGCCTGGTGTATGAGCACAAGGATACAGCCGGAGAGCTGGAGCGTCTGTTTCAGAGTCACGCAGCAGAAGTCGAGATCAAGGTCATCCAGGACCGGGTGAATGCCCTGTTGGATGAGCGGCTGAAGTCTACATCCATGACACATACCCGGAACATTGATGAGCAGCTACGCCTTTATAATCATCGCTTATTCATATTAGAAGCCTAA
- the speD gene encoding adenosylmethionine decarboxylase — MEYSTFGRHVAVDTWGVDFELLNNAEYLQSQMVEAAEACGATVLSVQSKQFEPQGATVLVLLSESHLSIHTYPERGFAAIDCYTCGETVDPQLAIDYLVSALKPEKCYAKKLVRGLGEMKVETPDMKQAELV, encoded by the coding sequence ATGGAATACTCTACTTTCGGAAGACACGTTGCTGTTGATACTTGGGGAGTTGACTTCGAACTACTGAACAATGCGGAATACCTGCAGTCTCAGATGGTGGAAGCTGCTGAAGCCTGCGGAGCAACGGTACTGTCCGTACAGTCCAAGCAATTTGAACCACAAGGTGCAACGGTGCTTGTGCTGTTGTCGGAAAGCCATCTCTCTATTCATACTTACCCTGAGAGAGGTTTTGCTGCGATTGACTGTTATACCTGCGGAGAAACAGTGGATCCGCAATTGGCCATTGATTACCTGGTATCCGCACTGAAACCTGAGAAATGCTACGCCAAGAAGCTTGTACGCGGACTGGGCGAGATGAAGGTCGAAACTCCTGATATGAAGCAGGCTGAACTGGTGTAA